From the Daucus carota subsp. sativus chromosome 8, DH1 v3.0, whole genome shotgun sequence genome, one window contains:
- the LOC108198063 gene encoding BTB/POZ domain-containing protein At3g56230 codes for MDCSICSAMPFILRPPRNSICASCYEGARSIIALTSKPVDLDQSSTKSAMFPPSSSKGFGNALKWFKEMKEMEEELTEKMTFLGGFVAAFRDELHSDIQLKPGDQGPSIPAHRAVLATRSIIFKHMLEADGCKAAASDTITLPELNHEELESLLEFLYSGHLSEAKVEKHVYALSTAADKYEIPFLQRFCGQQMLRTLNATNALDVLEISDNCCNQSLKETALSFIVKNMEDVVFTSRFDAFALRNPHLTVQITRASFMDIKYRRNGVVKDV; via the exons ATGGATTGTTCTATTTGCAGTGCTATGCCTTTCATTCTGAGGCCACCGCGGAATTCAATATGCGCGAGTTGTTATGAGGGAGCTAGAAGCATAATCGCCCTTACAAGCAAGCCGGTTGACCTCGATCAATCAAGCACAAAATCCGCAATGTTTCCACCAAGTTCCTCCAAG gGATTTGGAAATGCTCTGAAATGGTTCAAGGAAATGAAGGAGATGGAAGAGGAGTTGACAGAGAAGATGACGTTTTTAGGAGGGTTTGTTGCTGCTTTTCGAGATGAATTGCATTCTGATATTCAACTAAAGCCTGGTGATCAAGGACCTTCCATACCTGCACACAGAGCAGTACTG GCAACGAGATCGATTATATTCAAACACATGTTAGAAGCCGACGGATGCAAAGCTGCAGCAAGCGACACCATAACCCTGCCCGAATTGAACCACGAAGAACTTGAATCACTTCTCGAATTTCTCTACAGCGGACACTTGTCCGAAGCGAAAGTAGAAAAACATGTGTATGCATTATCAACCGCAGCAGACAAGTACGAAATTCCATTTCTACAAAGATTCTGCGGGCAGCAAATGCTGAGAACATTAAACGCGACAAATGCTCTGGATGTGCTGGAAATCTCGGACAATTGTTGCAACCAGAGTTTGAAAGAAACTGCATTAAGTTTCATTGTTAAGAACATGGAAGATGTGGTTTTCACGTCGAGATTTGATGCGTTTGCTCTCAGGAATCCGCATTTGACTGTACAGATTACGAGAGCATCTTTTATGGATATTAAATATAGACGAAATGGAGTTGTCAAAGATGTATAG